From one Plasmodium yoelii strain 17X genome assembly, chromosome: 12 genomic stretch:
- a CDS encoding U3 small nucleolar RNA-associated protein 13, putative yields MSVISSMEIDRKYSDFYDGDNNVYYSKEYELFLSLCNNNIYCFKVNDQKNAKSQSLYNVMYPTLVLESCIDIDDIKEDHYKKYSNKNCISLFNSIGHFYYSDKNVFLSTDDNNIHHYILVPNDLKEENNENKNDETDINNESAEKNIYLYDYENREDEKLYSYSYNWIYLKQKKIWKTNNINISCFSYSNIKYKKLIVGYINGLINVYNLNTYKLALSYKIHNSRITNLKMYKNFIISADTTKNIFIYDIDKKEKIISCEDHMSGIVDFLFLAIKSGNDQIKIEAQNMDEENIGGEDEEANIEGNEGETNDDGEEENDENEKEEEKDESDNEEEGEKDEGEEETLIGFISIGNDKIMNVWNLSALNLESEEDFERLKNEQNNINASSNKKRKNKKSSNIITQSPIKQIYLANDINNAIIIPSNIFKSKKSKISIEDENIKWLILTHNNCGNLIFYNPLKGNIIYKFKENKYLINESNIIKLVLLKHKLYVFREDSSILIYDIRSFKLIKTYACKLEGIFEMIFFNSNPKPIINDEHGKSSDEDEGSIHLKYGTETFESENRMKNKCAVLIGDNIIRILNFEDNLISQKLLIGHEDVVSCIKISERNLLLFSGSNDKNIFVWNLKNNSCLYILKDNLYTINAIDVNLKKFPKILLVSVCEDSSLKLWNFSFNLDNLKDNKKKRKIDQIYDNEVVKSNFTIYPHKAMINDVTISQNSKMIATCSKDKTIKLFEANTLKLISSLEGHTKSVQNVCFSKTSSLLYSSTYESIRIWDVNTFQCLKNIQSLDFNITKMLILNDNCMINGYSNGNISIINIKNSEKLSTINYHNDKIFCLQSYNNNNEIVSSSINGDLIFFKNVSEKKVSENIYEKKKNIYYENCLENLIKENKINESLLICLKLNKKFKFKTIIENYLNSHTFNILNILKQFEYEYGIRRIMDRTNNSQNSMPIKKETSYYKDEEMPNKLLNANVQKNNISIDNSNADLINTNIEENKLKSLYYDDSKITNIQNHLENADILEKYIYTKLLELESDKSDKLVNNENSVTKENHAMFKNPDQRKISESLFSKQGKEDDEKNNNEEDKNNDENFVIFLKKMKTTSEHSYFLYLNKLMDFISFFVMNHRFAYIANFLLNSLIKYISYSDICKINNYQRFFDIYNSYIPRHKNRYLKDLQKSKCFELININYYKGDIKMMN; encoded by the exons ATGTCGGTAATTTCTAGTATGGAAATTGATAGGAAGTATTCTGACTTTTACGATGGTGAtaataatgtatattattcaaaggaatatgaattatttttaagtttgtgtaacaataatatttattgtttCAAAGTTAATGAtcaaaaaaatgcaaaatcTCAAAGTTTATACAACGTTATGTATCCAACTCTCGTTTTGGAATCATGTATAGATATTGACGACATAAAAGAAGatcattataaaaaatattcaaacaaaaattgtatatcattatttaattctataggacatttttattattctgataaaaatgtttttttatcaaCAGATGATAACAATAttcatcattatattttagttcctaatgatttaaaagaagaaaataatgagaataaaaatgatgaaacgGACATAAATAATGAGAGTGCagagaaaaatatttatttatatgattatGAAAATCGTGAagatgaaaaattatatagttATAGTTACAACTGGATATATttaaagcaaaaaaaaatatggaaaacaaataatattaacatatcATGTTTTAGCTAtagtaatataaaatataaaaaattaatagtgggATATATTAATGGGCtgattaatgtatataatttaaacacATATAAATTGGCATTATCTTATAAAATACATAACAGTAGAATTactaatttaaaaatgtacaaaaattttattattagcGCAGACacaacaaaaaatatttttatttatgatatagacaagaaagaaaaaattatatcatgTGAAGACCATATGAGTGGAATAGTagattttctttttttggcAATTAAAAGTGGAAAcgatcaaataaaaattgaagCACAAAATATGGACGAGGAAAATATAGGGGGAGAAGATGAAGAAGCAAACATTGAGGGGAACGAGGGAGAGACAAACGATGATGgagaagaagaaaatgatgagaatgaaaaagaagaagaaaagGATGAGAGTGATAATGAGGAAGAAGGAGAAAAAGATGAGGGAGAAGAAGAAACATTGATAGGATTTATTAGTATAGgtaatgataaaattatgaacgTATGGAATTTAAGCGCCTTAAATTTGGAAAGTGAAGAAGATTTTGAAAGGCTTAAAAATGAACAGAATAATATCAATGCTAGTAGTaataaaaagagaaaaaataaaaaaagtagtAATATAATTACACAAAGTCcaattaaacaaatatatctagcaaatgatataaataatgctATAATTATACcttctaatatttttaaaagtaaaaaaagtaaaataagtatagaagatgaaaatataaaatggtTAATACTTACCCATAACAATTGTGggaatttaattttttataacccATTAAAAgggaatataatatataaatttaaagaaaataaatatctaATTAATGAAagtaatataattaaacttgttttattaaaacacaaattatatgtatttagAGAAGACAGTTCGATATTAATTTATGATATAAGAAgctttaaattaataaaaacatatgCATGTAAATTGGAAGGAATTTTTgaaatgatattttttaattcaaacCCTAAGCCTATAATTAATGACGAACATGGTAAAAGTAGTGATGAAGATGAGGGTTCAatacatttaaaatatgGTACAGAAACATTCGAATCAGAGAATagaatgaaaaataaatgtgcAGTTTTAATAGGAGATAACATTATAAgaatattaaattttgagGATAATTTAATTTCACAAAAATTGTTAATTGGGCATGAAGATGTTGTATCGTGTATTAAAATAAGCGAAAGAAACCTTCTTTTATTTAGTGGAtctaatgataaaaatatatttgtatggaatttaaaaaataatagttgcttatatatattaaaagataatTTATATACTATTAATGCTATTGAtgttaatttgaaaaaatttcCAAAAATATTACTAGTTAGTGTTTGTGAAGATAGTAGTTTAAAACTTTGGAActtttcatttaatttagataatttaaaagataataaaaaaaaaagaaaaatcgATCAAATTTATGATAACGAGGTTGTTAAAAGCAACTTTACTATATACCCTCATAAGGCTATGATAAATGACGTAACAATATCACAAAATTCGAAG ATGATTGCTACTTGCAGCAAAGATAAGACAATAAAATTATTCGAGGCGAATACTCTAAAATTGATATCATCTTTAGAAGGACATACCAAATCAGTTCAAAATGTATGCTTTTCTAAAACAAGCAGTCTTTTGTATAGTAGTACATATGAAAGTATAAGAATATGGGATGTTAACACATTCCAGTGcctaaaaaatattcaaagtCTTGATTTTAATATTACAAAAATGCTAATATTAAATGACAATTGTATGATTAATGGGTACAGTAATGGGAATATaagtattataaatataaaaaatagtgaaaaatTATCAACTATTAATTAtcataatgataaaatattttgtctACAgagttataataataataatgaaatagtTTCTTCTTCTATTAATGGagatttaattttttttaaaaatgtaagcgaaaaaaaagttagtgaaaatatttatgagaaaaaaaaaaatatatattatgaaaattgtttagaaaatttaataaaagaaaataaaattaatgaatcGCTACTTATTTGTTTAAAgttaaataaaaagtttAAGTTTAAAACAATCATCgagaattatttaaattctcacacatttaatatattaaatatattaaagcaATTTGAATATGAATATGGTATAAGAAGAATAATGGATAGAACTAACAATTCCCAAAATTCAATGCCTATCAAAAAGGAAACAAGCTATTATAAAGATGAAGAAATGCccaataaattattaaatgcaaatgttcaaaaaaataatatatccaTAGATAACTCCAATGCTGATTTAATAAATACTAATAtcgaagaaaataaattaaagagCTTATATTATGATGATTCTAAAATCACTAATATTCAAAATCATTTAGAAAATGCTgatatattagaaaaatacatttatacaaaattgtTAGAATTGGAATCTGATAAATCGGATAAGTTagtaaataatgaaaatagcGTTACAAAAGAAAACCATGCAATGTTTAAAAATCCTGATCAAAGAAAAATTAGTGAATCTCTTTTTTCAAAACAAGGAAAAGAAGacgatgaaaaaaataataatgaagaagataaaaataatgatgaaaattttgttatatttttaaaaaaaatgaaaaccaCAAGCGAACATTCTTACTTTTTGTACCTTAACAAATTAATggattttatttctttttttgttatgAATCATAGATTTGCATATATAGCTAACTTTCTTCTAAATAgcttaattaaatatatcagTTATTCTGATATATGCAAGATTAACAACTATCAGcgtttttttgatatttacAACAGTTACATACCAAGACATAAAAATAGATATTTAAAGGATTTACAAAAATCGAAATGTTTTgagttaataaatataaattactACAAAGGGGATATTAAAATGATGAactaa